Proteins encoded together in one Agromyces sp. 3263 window:
- a CDS encoding DUF4397 domain-containing protein yields the protein MKKILAAAIGTGALVVLGAVAPANAADAPATLSVLHGVPGLTVDVYVNNELKLDDFEPGNLGGPLELPAGTYTVAITASDATDASSPAIGPVDLPLESGKNYTAVAHLTEAGEPTATLFTNDISQIAPGEGRLTVRHVAAAPAVDVLAGGAPVITNLTNPNEQILTLPAAVVSASVAAAGTTTPVIGPADVDVAEGTNTIVYAWGSLDDANLALAVQPIGGLHSTPDGVPAGVAGLAATNAPGSGAVGWLVTAAALLAGAVLGLAALRGRRAAEDRR from the coding sequence ATGAAGAAGATCCTCGCTGCCGCCATCGGCACCGGAGCGCTCGTCGTGCTCGGTGCCGTCGCACCCGCGAACGCCGCCGACGCGCCGGCCACGCTCTCCGTGCTGCACGGGGTGCCCGGCCTCACGGTCGACGTGTACGTCAACAACGAACTCAAGCTCGACGACTTCGAGCCTGGCAACCTCGGCGGTCCGCTCGAGCTGCCCGCGGGCACCTACACCGTCGCCATCACCGCGTCGGATGCCACGGACGCATCGTCTCCCGCGATCGGGCCGGTCGACCTCCCGCTGGAGTCGGGCAAGAACTACACCGCCGTCGCCCACCTCACCGAGGCGGGGGAGCCGACCGCGACGCTCTTCACGAACGACATCTCGCAGATCGCGCCCGGCGAGGGCCGGCTGACCGTGCGCCACGTCGCGGCAGCACCCGCGGTCGACGTGCTCGCCGGCGGGGCCCCCGTCATCACGAACCTGACGAACCCGAACGAGCAGATCCTCACCCTGCCGGCGGCTGTCGTCTCGGCGTCCGTCGCGGCTGCCGGGACGACCACCCCCGTCATCGGCCCGGCCGACGTCGACGTCGCCGAAGGGACGAACACGATCGTCTACGCGTGGGGCAGCCTGGACGACGCCAACCTGGCCCTCGCGGTCCAGCCCATCGGCGGGCTTCACTCGACGCCCGACGGCGTGCCCGCCGGTGTCGCGGGGCTCGCGGCCACCAACGCGCCGGGGTCGGGAGCCGTCGGATGGCTGGTCACGGCAGCGGCACTCCTCGCGGGGGCCGTCCTCGGTCTCGCCGCGCTTCGTGGGCGCCGTGCCGCGGAGGACCGGCGCTGA
- a CDS encoding class F sortase — MAATRAGVSLVAATTVLSALCACVGGSGAEPIPASSAATTAPELTVRSSPPPPAVPAVPRRSAALEDNRTIAPPAPNRIEIADLGIDVTVRPVGLDDQGRMGLFDDPSIAAWYQWGPAPASATGSTVIAAHVDSLEYDLLPFARLKDAPAGTQIIVTDAAGTRHPYAVQSVQVVEKADVDWNAAFDRAGPPRLTLVTCGGEFDYENRHYLSNLVLTATPAE; from the coding sequence ATGGCTGCGACCAGGGCGGGTGTCTCCCTGGTCGCGGCCACCACCGTGCTCTCGGCCCTGTGCGCCTGCGTCGGAGGGTCGGGCGCGGAACCGATACCGGCGTCGTCAGCCGCGACCACCGCTCCCGAGCTCACCGTTCGCTCGTCGCCCCCGCCGCCGGCGGTGCCGGCGGTGCCGCGCAGGTCGGCAGCGCTCGAGGACAATCGGACCATCGCGCCGCCGGCGCCGAACCGGATCGAGATCGCCGACCTCGGTATCGACGTCACCGTGCGACCGGTCGGTCTCGACGACCAGGGCCGTATGGGGCTGTTCGACGATCCGTCGATCGCCGCCTGGTACCAGTGGGGGCCGGCTCCGGCCAGCGCCACCGGCTCGACGGTGATCGCCGCCCACGTCGACTCCCTCGAGTACGACCTGCTCCCGTTCGCGCGCCTGAAGGATGCGCCGGCGGGCACGCAGATCATCGTGACGGATGCCGCCGGCACGCGTCATCCGTACGCCGTGCAGTCCGTGCAGGTCGTCGAGAAGGCCGACGTCGACTGGAACGCCGCCTTCGACCGCGCCGGTCCACCGCGACTCACGCTCGTGACGTGCGGCGGTGAGTTCGACTACGAGAACCGCCACTACCTCAGCAATCTCGTGCTGACCGCCACCCCGGCGGAGTGA
- a CDS encoding sigma-70 family RNA polymerase sigma factor: MLVEARQGMVATPVRATTPEVRPRRSRRGERQLGEAVAPGSVDDHALAAAFAAGDEWALREAYARWSPLVFRLALRSLGDRTDAEDVTQQVFISAWRTRSGFDDSRSALSAWIVGITRHRIADAHEARSRARRLEDALVAEASARPEVVDDVADRVMVAEELDRLEPVPRRVMQLAFYDQLSHSQIAETLGLPVGTVKSHVRRSLTRLRTRWEVDDGPHRA, encoded by the coding sequence ATGCTGGTCGAAGCACGGCAGGGCATGGTCGCCACCCCGGTGCGCGCAACAACTCCCGAGGTGCGGCCCCGACGATCGCGAAGAGGTGAGCGTCAGCTGGGCGAGGCAGTTGCTCCCGGATCGGTCGACGATCACGCCCTCGCGGCCGCCTTCGCCGCCGGCGACGAATGGGCGCTTCGCGAGGCGTACGCCCGCTGGTCGCCGCTCGTGTTCCGGCTGGCCCTGCGGTCACTCGGCGACCGCACCGACGCCGAGGACGTGACGCAGCAGGTGTTCATCTCCGCCTGGCGCACGCGATCGGGCTTCGACGACTCCCGCTCTGCGCTCAGCGCCTGGATCGTCGGGATCACCCGCCACCGCATCGCTGACGCGCACGAGGCGCGGTCGCGCGCGCGGCGACTCGAGGACGCGCTCGTGGCCGAGGCATCCGCTCGGCCCGAGGTCGTCGACGACGTCGCCGACCGGGTGATGGTCGCCGAGGAGCTCGACCGGCTGGAGCCGGTCCCTCGACGCGTCATGCAACTCGCCTTCTACGACCAGCTCAGCCACTCGCAGATCGCCGAGACGCTGGGACTGCCGGTGGGTACGGTGAAGAGTCACGTGCGACGGAGCCTCACCAGGTTGAGGACGCGATGGGAGGTGGACGATGGGCCACATCGAGCCTGA
- a CDS encoding anti-sigma factor, with protein sequence MGHIEPDDLATLALDGVRPEGDTRAHLDTCDACRAEYEALARTVELGRTGAPRRGLQAPPSSVWAAIHEELSLAPELAADPLAADAVAEDALAPAPPEPIAAPPTDATRPAEEPPTATVTPLRGRRAQRWWPVAAAAAAVGIVAGIAIGAGVSGGFGTRPTPQTVVATAALDAFPGWSATGSAKLEEDDDGVRSIVVDLDAEVPSTDVREVWLIRSDASGLVSLGLLEGATGRFVVPDGIDLDEFTLVDVSAEPVDGDPAHSGDSIVRGELRRI encoded by the coding sequence ATGGGCCACATCGAGCCTGACGACCTCGCAACCCTCGCACTCGACGGCGTACGCCCCGAGGGCGACACCCGCGCGCACCTCGACACCTGCGACGCGTGCCGCGCGGAGTACGAGGCGCTGGCGCGCACGGTCGAGCTCGGCCGGACCGGCGCGCCGCGACGTGGGCTCCAAGCACCGCCGTCGTCGGTGTGGGCGGCCATCCACGAGGAGCTGTCGCTCGCACCCGAGCTCGCGGCCGACCCGCTCGCTGCCGACGCAGTCGCTGAGGACGCCCTCGCGCCCGCGCCCCCGGAACCGATCGCGGCTCCGCCGACCGACGCGACTCGACCCGCGGAGGAGCCGCCGACCGCAACGGTCACGCCGCTCCGCGGAAGACGGGCGCAGCGCTGGTGGCCCGTGGCCGCGGCGGCCGCCGCAGTGGGCATCGTGGCGGGGATCGCCATCGGCGCCGGCGTGAGCGGAGGGTTCGGAACCCGGCCAACGCCCCAGACGGTCGTGGCCACCGCCGCGCTCGACGCCTTTCCCGGCTGGTCGGCCACCGGCTCGGCGAAGTTGGAGGAGGACGATGACGGCGTCAGGTCGATCGTCGTCGACCTCGACGCCGAGGTTCCGTCGACCGACGTGCGCGAGGTCTGGCTGATCCGGTCCGACGCCTCGGGGCTCGTGAGCCTCGGACTGCTCGAAGGCGCGACGGGCCGCTTCGTGGTGCCCGACGGCATCGACCTCGACGAGTTCACCCTGGTCGACGTCTCGGCCGAACCCGTCGACGGCGACCCGGCGCACTCGGGCGATTCCATCGTGCGCGGTGAGCTGCGGCGAATCTGA